The Thunnus thynnus chromosome 2, fThuThy2.1, whole genome shotgun sequence genome includes a region encoding these proteins:
- the kntc1 gene encoding kinetochore-associated protein 1 isoform X1, whose protein sequence is MAMWSDVELLTNEDTNTVRFCSESNEENGNVSGLYQVDTLVKISTANEVQKDPRLSSCSGSNWSIVVADKTVILFDQSYQTILLLLHFETDVDAFDVCLDGQFLVVCERNGNLHLIHVADKRILLTRALVEKPSSGDKKTYRYLVIEEDKTSLGMYHMFLLIKDGFFHITNLALAKIETAIEKMDVGALKDLQSLIKIDFCSTEDYHEEGCSTAVMFNLGHEIHLMIGGDKENVITHGTMDPHQSKMRLAHSVNNSLIPGVKKMVVVENLLYILDTEDVLSLWDLHFLVMIHCWPDLAIHDFELTTECGSASMVAQDKGSMKMITLMKQDNSQFKSLQIRCLPSMTVCYSLDVSSVSCLVRTKINMDTIYLVEGICENPESSRGEPVSSVVVRCFTEALPENRLSRLLHKHMFEEAEKFAITFELDLELVYKVKLEFVLEQLASASVGGYGQNVLSELVEEAKINLMKITDGQYVVEYCLKAPWPTFETAEKMLNHAATRYSSLQIQEALARLATFCSLHGLENFNGIAWIEFLNSTDNLGEILTHLREGDLKGAQLLWLRYEGQIALEFDESRFEAVLSAIPEDLPSQELCPWFRTVFVPFVRRVLPTGQKILARWLEQRARNLELTEKGAWPQNGLDLAVLGLPSLWTWMKSDDNYGTEEVENLKSLVSNLRKLLDLHKKYNCRLSLSVFEKGSVRSVAFFMLDKVPAPELIAATVESSILPYAEEHEIPFDELLLQYIKDLLERCSSQTTTLFTEWEAKAVAVLGCMTDTDLMVDAVLEIMQKAVVPWTNEVENLVQQYLEMDGPKQELIKESYRLMEIRKLLRGYGIRNFNLSNSTQILTLIRYILKQDLPMSLEDSLTLAEAYKLPTLQINYLYLIQLIGQGKTEACMTVLKKLSPAEAECVIERLTTWAMLQLEDKIHISDEHKKHQMVIAQAMVEALKYMHIIQKHDALKSMECESNLIMFKAIAHLQEDFDVFFTPSNYEDPNIRKQIQEHHITAYENTRGRHSSKAKATTTPVVANDADGKTKTISTEAGLRRLGRQLQRTEQELWSDLALRAVGVGKVDKALKILSELYEHHYNTSTGKVLFTAAKTLCQMLEADVPMVLPDDMDLPAVIHNLASQAITVCHSDLLLDCSELCKCTRIAMDVYHQCQLSDNYGFTAKDLTLDAEKDPYSQWNFQDLFNEDCIVLDPVSVLPVQYEITNCLLPISRDTKLYPLDCSCLSHCSFEDGSNHLRPLLGPLANMLQMLQECSQLELALRVLVNSYGSCLQHVTSNVMDVKLSVQLYDTQELKNYNLCLNDLRKTTTSSLNAIAVALLNKVFNWRVVDCDLAIGLCTLLSKAEVFKILWKVIDNTWQNYDKILAVAKIGANLCCLYNEAEEQEKFLSVITDAEWGIKLSKLEISIQPVFRQRPEMKNSLIPVLVKNRKITPDIILQYCSTFGLDRDGVINQYITTLLLLQEDEEDAGDPGTGQEEVQPLCHADALERVLQIIPMLHSTSELTNSLCAAIFKLSPYNYERIEVVLKIIQAADENVTNFSVSQAMGLLQHLKSYKRVSPPSDVENTHLLENSLLPNPLSNSRLPFHLLMQTKHYWKIICPELSEETFPTLLLISKLMKVSLDKLYMSAANHVFEKKMKPLLLEQRKKGQGHGYNKETFKVAKTMMKYIQCIQSPEWAAATAHKITQELPAGYEKTQSLRFCLALGDAWLKDPNLEEEARARGETFLSKLKLQFQRSATENTLIASQLNSPEHLKLTGLPARLLVALYEHSSVEQRYKDSGSQTYPDIHAVIKEIAAINNVDLLKIRNMMLEKWICKTGPAVAKDICNQECVSNIEEDPDLMRVVYMLQSCPTDDAVRLLQPILSAETWPLSTSGPRLTFCHRTRALLCLVRLADAATLEAQLQIPRTKIQYYLKCYIFVSQLEALNIPYTLQSFLSSPKEGLVKGLWKNHSHEPQAVRLVADLCLEYQVYDPQLWNSLLQKLLGFNLISHLQKVLEAVVAVPALWEIASFSRTWRSMILAPFVSASLPLSPDQQATLYRTFVLLLKCPFLLNLDLIGIANRFAQFNLPAFALGTLLLIPCANKKAQQIQGFLSVCNPVAVLEQVEELMNTGELAGIPSQIRETVLSFISQNGQYQKLLKTKHFKHLKQLMVSNGQPNQVKDLVDYLISQNCQDDADSLALEYMKHREYRRGKTLTNGSPSPSCLKEFLNMQNGVSR, encoded by the exons ATGGCGATGTGGAGCGACGTTGAACTTCTGACCAACGAGGATACAAACACTGTCCGTTTCTGCAGTGAGTCAAATGAGGAAAATGGTAACGTTAGCGGCTTGTATCAGGTGGATACACTGGTCAAAATCTCCACTGCCAATGAG GTGCAGAAAGATCCCCGTCTCTCCTCCTGCAGTGGTTCAAACTGGAGCATTGTTGTTGCTGACAAGACGGTCATCCTGTTTGACCAGAGCTATCagaccatcctgctgctgcttcacttcG aaactGATGTGGATGCCTTTGATGTATGCCTGGATGGACAGTTTTTGGTGGTCTGTGAAAGAAATGGAAACCTCCATTTGATCCATGTTGCGGACAAGAGAATCCTTCTCACCAGG GCTTTGGTAGAGAAACCATCCAGCGGAGATAAGAAAACTTATCGCTATCTCGTCATAGAGGAAGACAAGACATCCTTAG ggaTGTACCATATGTTCCTTCTCATAAAGGATGGCTTTTTCCACATTACAAACCTTGCTTTGGCAAAGATTGAGACAG CCATTGAAAAAATGGACGTGGGAGCTTTGAAAGAT CTCCAGTCTCTCATCAAGATTGACTTCTGCTCCACCGAGGATTACCATGAGGAGGGTTGCAGCACAGCAGTAATGTTCAATCTGGGCCATGAAATCCATTTAATGATTGGG GGCGATAAAGAAAATGTCATAACTCACGGGACGATGGACCCTCATCAGTCCAAGATGCGCCTCGCTCACTCGGTCAACAACAGCTTAATACCAG GAGTGAAGaagatggtggtggtggagaatCTTTTGTATATTCTGGACACCGAG GATGTTCTGAGTCTTTGGGACCTGCACTTCCTTGTTATGATTCACTGTTGGCCGGATCTTGCTATTCATGACTTTGAACTCACCACAGAATGCGGCTCTGCCTCCATGGTTGC CCAAGACAAGGGCAGCATGAAGATGATTACACTGATGAAGCAAGACAACAGTCAG ttcAAGTCACTTCAAATACGATGTCTGCCCTCCATGACTGTCTGCTACTCTCTGGATGTCTCCTCAGTCTCCTGTCTTGTCCggacaaaaataaacatg GATACGATTTATTTAGTTGAGGGGATTTGTGAGAACCCAGAAAG TAGTCGCGGAGAGCCTGTATCTTCTGTTGTTGTCAGATGCTTCACAGAGGCTTTGCCAGAGAACAG GCTTAGCAGACTTCTTCATAAACACATGTTTGAAGAGGCTGAAAAGTTTGCCATCACATTTGAGCTTGATTTAGAG CTTGTTTACAAGGTGAAGCTTGAGTTTGTGCTGGAACAGCTGGCCTCTGCATCAGTGGGTGGCTATGGGCAGAATGTGTTGTCTGAACTCGTGGAAGAGGCCAAGATCAACCTGATGAAGATCACG GATGGGCAGTATGTGGTGGAATATTGCCTCAAGGCTCCGTGGCCAACCTTCGAGACGGCGGAGAAGATGCTCAACCACGCTGCCACACGATACTCCTCCTTACAGATCCAGGAGGCTTTGGCCAGGCTGGCAACGTTCTGCAGCCTTCACGGCCTGGAAAATTTCAA TGGCATCGCCTGGATTGAGTTTCTGAACAGCACCGACAATTTAGGAGAAATTCTGACACACCTAAGAGAAGGAGACTTGAAGGGTGCACAACTCCTTTGGCTCAGATATGAG GGGCAGATTGCATTGGAGTTTGATGAGAGCAGGTTTGAAGCTGTGCTCAGTGCCATCCCAGAGGACCTGCCATCCCAAGAGCTATGTCCTTGGTTTAGGACAGTTTTTGTTCCCTTTGTGAGGAGAGTGCTTCCAACAGGACAG AAAATCCTGGCGAGATGGCTCGAGCAGAGGGCAAGGAACCTGGAGTTAAcagaaaag gGTGCTTGGCCTCAGAACGGGTTGGACTTGGCAGTGCTTGGACTGCCCTCTTTATGGACATGGATGAAATCT gacGATAATTACGGCACAGAAGAGGTGGAGAACCTAAAGTCGCTGGTGTCCAACCTCCGCAAGCTGCTGGACCTCCACAAGAAATATAACTGCAGACTTTCACTTTCAGTCTTTGagaag GGAAGTGTACGCAGCGTAGCGTTCTTCATGCTGGACAAAGTGCCAGCTCCAGAGCTGATCGCCGCCACAGTAGAGAGCAGCATCCTGCCGTATGCTGAGGAGCACGAGATTCCTTTTGATGAGCTTCTTCTACAGTATATCAAG GATCTGCTGGAGCGCTGCAGCTCTCAGACCACAACACTTTTCACAGAATGGGAAGCCAAAGCAGTGGCTGTACTAGGCTGCATGACTGATACTGAC CTGATGGTGGATGCTGTGCTGGAGATCATGCAGAAAGCTGTAGTGCCCTGGACTAATGAGGTGGAAAACCTGGTTCAGCAGTACCTAGAGATGGATGGACCAAA ACAAGAGCTTATAAAAGAGAGCTACCGTCTGATGGAGATCAGGAAGCTTCTCAGGGGCTATGGGATCCGCAACTTCAACCTCTCTAACAGCACTCAAATTCTG ACACTGATTAGATACATCCTGAAGCAAGACTTGCCGATGTCTCTGGAGGACTCCCTGACATTGGCTGAAGCGTATAAACTGCCAACCTTGCAGATAAATTACTTGTATCTCATCCAGCTGATAGGCCAAGGAAAG ACGGAGGCATGCATGACTGTCCTGAAGAAGCTGTCTCCTGCAGAGGCCGAGTGTGTGATCGAACGCCTCACAACCTGGGCCATGCTGCAGCTGGAGGACAAAATTCACATATCTGACgag CACAAGAAACACCAGATGGTCATAGCTCAGGCGATGGTGGAGGCACTGAAATACATGCATATTATCCAAAAAC ATGATGCTCTTAAAAGCATGGAGTGCGAGAGCAACCTCATCATGTTCAAGGCCATTGCCCACCTACAG GAGGACTTTGACGTTTTCTTTACCCCCTCCAACTATGAGGATCCAAACATCCGAAAACAGATCCAGGAGCATCACATCACCGCCTATGAGAACACACGTGGCCGCCACTCATCCAAGGCGAAGGCCACAACCACCCCAGTTGTGGCTAATGATGCTGATGGCAAAACTAAGACCATCTCCACAGAAGCTGGCTTGCGTCGTCTAGGAAGACAGCTGCAGCGCACTGAACAGGAGCTCTGGTCTGACTTGGCCTTGCGAGCTGTGGGGGTGGGCAAGGTGGACAAGGCCCTCAAGATCCTCAG TGAGCTGTATGAACACCACTATAACACCAGCACAGGGAAGGTTTTGTTCACTGCTGCCAAGACGTTATGCCAGATGCTGGAGGCAGATGTGCCCATGGTGCTTCCTGATGACATGGACTTGCCAGCAGTCATCCACAATCTTGCCAGCCAGGCCATCACTGTGTGCCACTCAG ATCTACTCCTGGACTGTTCGGAGCTTTGCAAGTGCACACGGATAGCTATGGATGTCTATCATCAGTGTCAGTTATCAGACAATTATGGCTTTACAGCCAAG GATTTGACCTTGGATGCAGAAAAAGATCCATATTCTCAGTGGAACTTTCAGGATCTTTTTAATGAAGATTGCATTGTTCTGGACCCGGTGTCTGTGCTCCCAGTCCAGTACGAAATTACCAACTGCCTGCTGCCCATTTCTCGgg ATACCAAACTGTACCCACTGGACTGTTCCTGCCTTTCACACTGTTCATTTGAAGACG GTTCAAACCACCTTCGGCCCCTCCTGGGTCCTCTGGCCAACATGTTACAGATGTTACAGGAGTGCAGTCAGCTGGAGTTGGCCCTGAGAGTGCTGGTCAACTCATACGGCAGCTGCCTGCAGCACGTCACCTCCAACGTTATGGACGTAAAGCTCAGCGTACAG ctttatgATACACAAGAGCTTAAGAACTACAATTTGTGCTTGAATGATCTCCGAAAGACAACTACTTCATCTCTGAATGCTATTGCTGTGGCTCTTTTGAACAAG GTGTTCAACTGGAGGGTGGTCGATTGTGATTTGGCTATTGGACTCTGTACACTCCTCTCCAAAGCAGAAGTCTTCAAAATACTGTGGAAGGTTATTGACAACACCTGGCAAAACTATGACAAAATATTG GCTGTGGCCAAGATCGGAGCCAATCTCTGCTGCTTGTACAATGAGGCAGAGGAACAAGAGAAGTTTCTCTCCGTCATCACAGACGCTGAATGGGGCATCAAGCTTAGCAAATTAGAG ATATCCATCCAGCCGGTGTTCCGCCAGCGGCCTGAGATGAAGAACAGTCTGATCCCTGTTCTGGTGAAGAACAGGAAGATCACACCAGATATTATCCTCCAGTACTGCAG CACCTTTGGTCTAGATCGTGACGGCGTGATTAACCAGTACATCACGACCTTACTGCTGCTCcaagaggatgaggaagatgCAGGTGACCCAGGAACAGGCCAGGAGGAGGTGCAGCCTCTCTGTCATGCAGACGCACTGGAGCGAGTCCTGCAGATTATCCCGATGTTACACAGCACCAGCGAGCTCACCAACAGTCTCTGTGCTGCCATATTCAAG CTCAGCCCCTACAACTACGAGAGGATAGAAGTTGTGCTGAAGATCATACAGGCTGCAGATGAGAATGTGACCAACTTCTCTGTTagtcag GCAATGGGCCTCCTTCAGCACCTGAAGTCCTACAAGCGAGTCTCTCCCCCCTCAGATGTGGAGAACACGCATCTTCTGGAAAACAGCCTGCTGCCAAACCCGCTGTCCAACAGCAGGCTGCCCTTTCACCTGCTTATGCAGACTAAACATTACTGGAAGATTATCT GTCCAGAGCTCAGTGAGGAGACCTTCCCTACACTTCTTCTGATTAGCAAACTGATGAAG GTGAGCCTTGACAAGTTATACATGTCAGCAGCAAACCATGTGTTTGAGAAGAAGATGAAGCCTCTACTCTtggagcagaggaagaagggTCAgggtcatggctacaataaggAGACTTTCAAGGTGGCCAAGACCATGATGAAGTACATCCAGTGTATCCAGAGCCCAGAGTGGGCAGCTGCCACGGCCCACAAGATCACCCAGGAGCTGCCAGCAG GCTATGAGAAGACACAGTCACTTAGGTTCTGTTTGGCTCTCGGAGATGCCTGGCTGAAGGATCCAAACCTTGAA GAGGAAGCACGAGCCAGAGGGGAGACCTTCCTTTCCAAGCTGAAGCTGCAGTTCCAGCGCTCGGCTACTGAGAATACCTTGATAGCCAGTCAGCTGAACAGCCCCGAGCATCTGAAACTGACTGGGCTGCCAGCCAGACTCTTGGTGGCCCTGTATGAGCACAGCAGTGTGGAACAGCGATACAAGGACTCAGGAAGTCAGACATATCCTG ACATACATGCTGTGATCAAGGAAATAGCCGCCATCAACAATGTGGATCTTCTGAAAATCCGTAACATGATGTTGGAAAAATGGATCTGCAAAACAGGCCCTGCTGTGGCCAAG GACATTTGTAATCAGGAGTGTGTCAGCAACATCGAGGAGGACCCAGACTTAATGAG GGTTGTGTACATGCTGCAGTCTTGCCCCACCGATGACGCTGTCCGTCTTCTACAGCCTATCCTATCTGCTGAAACCTGG CCTCTCAGCACTTCCGGGCCTCGTCTGACCTTCTGCCATCGGACTCGAGCGCTGCTTTGTCTTGTCCGCCTCGCTGATGCGGCCACTCTGGAGGCTCAGTTGCAGATCCCCAGGACCAAAATCCA ATATTACCTGAAGTGCTACATCTTTGTCTCTCAGCTGGAGGCTTTAAATATCCCCTACACGTTGCAGTCTTTCCTCAGTAGTCCCAAAGAGGGCTTGGTGAAAGGGTTGTGGAAGAATCACAGTCATGAGCCACAG GCTGTGAGGTTGGTGGCAGACTTATGTTTGGAGTACCAGGTGTACGACCCTCAGCTGTGGAACAGTCTGCTTCAGAAACTGCTGGGCTTCAACTTG ATCAGCCACCTCCAGAAGGTGTTAGAAGCAGTCGTGGCTGTGCCCGCTCTGTGGGAG ATTGCTAGTTTCTCCAGGACCTGGAGGAGTATGATACTGGCACCTTTTGTCTCAG CGTCTCTACCTTTGAGTCCTGATCAACAAGCAACACTCTACAGGACCTTTGTTCTCCTCCTAAA GTGCCCTTTCCTGTTGAATTTGGACCTGATAGGAATTGCCAATCGCTTCGCACAGTTCAACCTGCCCGCCTTCGCCCTGGGAACTCTCCTTCTCATCCCCTGCGCCAATAAAAAGGCTCAGCAGATCCAG ggttttctgtctgtctgtaaccCGGTCGCTGTCCTCGAGCAGGTGGAGGAGCTTATGAACACTGGGGAACTGGCTGGTATCCCCTCACAG ATCAGGGAgactgttttatctttcatcaGCCAAAACGGACAGTACCAGAAACTGTTGAAGACAAAACACTTTAAGCATCTGAAGCAGCTCATGGTGTCGAATGGCCAACCAAACCAGGTGAAAGACTTGGTGGATTACCTGATCAGCCAGAactg TCAGGATGATGCCGACTCACTTGCTCTTGAATacatgaaacacagagagtATCGACGAGGGAAAACACTGACAAACGGCTCACCTTCACCGAGCTGCCTGAAG gaGTTTCTCAACATGCAAAATGGAGTTTCCAGATGA